The proteins below are encoded in one region of Anaerolineae bacterium:
- the recJ gene encoding single-stranded-DNA-specific exonuclease RecJ, with protein MQPKRWEVAPRAPAAHFAKFPDLPPLIVQILYNRGFTDIAEINNFIACRWAEDDPFTLKGMAEAVERLRRAIKKQEPIAVYGDYDADGVTATALMMQVLTALGAKVQPYIPNRFDEGYGLNNEALAELAAQGVKVVLTVDCGIRSVPEVAYGRSLGLDIIITDHHTVGEAIPPALAAINPKQGDCPYPFEELAGVGLAYKLAQALAQTGLLHNGHQQPADFLDLVAVGTVADLAPLYGENRKLVSQGLQQLNQSLRPGLQALMAQVGPKSNTISTGTIGFVIGPRLNAAGRLDSALAAYHLLMAQHTTEASQLAAQLDAQNRERQELTLNTVEIARQIILADDAQQPLYFISQPDFNPGVVGLAASRLTEEFYRPTLIAERGPETTKGSARSIREFHITEALDQCADLLVRYGGHAAAAGFTLKNENVPEFQERLRHIARQNLDVAQLRPTITIDGEVNLRGVRPPLAEAIATLQPFGCGNPTPCFLTRNLEVKYFKTVGLDDKHLRLILHDGRHAWSAIAFRQGYWAGKLRTSQQIDVVYHLEFNEWNGERLMQLNVQDLHPSETSRETEGEKHIPH; from the coding sequence ATGCAACCGAAACGATGGGAAGTGGCCCCCCGCGCTCCCGCGGCTCACTTTGCCAAATTTCCAGATTTACCCCCCTTGATTGTGCAAATCCTCTATAATCGAGGTTTTACCGACATTGCTGAAATCAACAACTTTATCGCCTGCCGGTGGGCCGAGGATGACCCCTTTACGCTGAAAGGCATGGCTGAAGCCGTTGAACGGTTGCGCCGGGCGATTAAAAAACAGGAACCCATCGCCGTATACGGCGACTACGACGCCGACGGCGTGACCGCCACCGCCCTGATGATGCAGGTTCTTACGGCTTTGGGCGCCAAAGTGCAGCCCTACATCCCTAACCGTTTTGACGAGGGTTATGGTCTGAATAACGAAGCTTTAGCCGAACTGGCCGCCCAGGGCGTTAAAGTTGTGCTTACCGTTGATTGTGGTATCCGTTCTGTGCCAGAGGTGGCCTACGGCCGCAGTCTGGGGCTGGACATCATTATTACCGACCACCACACCGTAGGTGAAGCAATCCCCCCGGCCCTGGCCGCCATTAATCCCAAACAGGGCGACTGCCCCTACCCCTTCGAGGAACTAGCCGGGGTGGGATTGGCCTATAAGCTGGCCCAGGCGCTGGCCCAAACCGGGTTATTACATAATGGTCATCAGCAGCCCGCTGATTTTCTTGACCTGGTGGCCGTGGGTACGGTGGCCGATTTGGCCCCGCTTTACGGCGAAAACAGAAAACTGGTTAGCCAGGGTTTGCAGCAACTCAATCAATCTCTGCGGCCCGGTTTGCAGGCGCTCATGGCCCAAGTTGGGCCAAAGTCAAATACCATCTCAACCGGCACCATTGGTTTTGTCATTGGGCCGCGCCTCAACGCCGCCGGAAGATTGGACAGCGCCCTGGCCGCCTATCATCTGCTGATGGCGCAACACACAACCGAGGCCAGTCAACTGGCGGCCCAACTCGATGCCCAAAACCGAGAGCGGCAAGAGCTGACGCTGAACACAGTAGAAATAGCCCGCCAGATTATTTTGGCCGATGACGCCCAACAACCCCTCTACTTTATCAGCCAGCCCGATTTTAATCCTGGCGTCGTTGGTTTGGCTGCTTCTCGCCTGACCGAAGAATTCTACCGGCCTACGCTCATTGCCGAACGCGGTCCGGAGACCACCAAAGGGTCTGCCCGCAGCATCCGCGAATTTCACATCACCGAAGCCCTGGACCAATGCGCCGACCTGTTGGTGCGTTACGGCGGGCACGCTGCCGCGGCGGGCTTCACCCTCAAAAACGAAAACGTTCCAGAATTTCAAGAAAGATTGCGGCACATAGCCCGGCAAAACCTGGATGTCGCCCAACTGCGGCCCACCATTACCATAGATGGTGAGGTTAATCTGCGGGGGGTGCGGCCCCCTTTGGCCGAGGCCATTGCCACGCTCCAGCCTTTTGGCTGCGGCAATCCCACCCCCTGCTTCCTGACCCGCAATTTAGAGGTGAAATATTTTAAAACAGTGGGTCTTGACGACAAACACCTGCGTCTGATTTTGCACGATGGCCGTCACGCCTGGAGCGCCATTGCCTTCCGGCAGGGATATTGGGCCGGCAAGCTGCGGACCTCTCAGCAAATTGACGTTGTGTATCATCTTGAGTTCAACGAATGGAACGGCGAGCGCCTGATGCAATTGAACGTCCAGGATTTACACCCCAGCGAGACGAGCCGGGAGACAGAAGGGGAAAAACATATCCCCCATTAG
- a CDS encoding DUF4870 domain-containing protein, whose translation MNDINDNDKLMAALAWIIPLLGIVILLVEDMKNRPFQKYHAVNSLAFSVVFFVVMSIISVVTFGFGSCLFILWFIVIYWAIKAYQGEWVEVPALTNFLKGQGWV comes from the coding sequence ATGAACGACATTAATGATAATGACAAATTGATGGCGGCCCTGGCCTGGATTATTCCTCTGCTGGGCATTGTTATCCTATTGGTTGAGGATATGAAAAACCGCCCCTTCCAAAAATATCATGCGGTTAATTCGTTAGCCTTCTCCGTCGTTTTCTTTGTGGTCATGTCCATCATTTCGGTGGTTACGTTTGGCTTTGGGAGCTGCCTGTTCATCCTTTGGTTTATTGTCATCTATTGGGCCATTAAAGCCTATCAAGGCGAGTGGGTGGAAGTGCCCGCCCTGACCAATTTCCTCAAGGGACAGGGTTGGGTTTAA
- a CDS encoding NINE protein yields MFTSTETIQPSDPPKNAILALILSLLLLGGVGQMYLGQVKKGIIIIVATLVLSCIGIGFIIPIVGAIDAYMLADKLQKGEAIGDMQWFWDK; encoded by the coding sequence ATGTTCACTTCAACGGAAACAATTCAACCCAGCGATCCCCCCAAAAATGCAATTCTGGCGCTCATTTTGAGCCTGTTATTGTTAGGCGGCGTCGGCCAAATGTACCTGGGCCAGGTTAAAAAAGGGATTATTATTATTGTGGCTACTCTCGTTTTGTCGTGCATTGGGATTGGTTTTATTATCCCCATTGTGGGCGCGATTGATGCCTATATGCTGGCCGATAAGCTGCAAAAGGGCGAAGCAATTGGCGATATGCAGTGGTTTTGGGATAAATAG
- a CDS encoding methionyl-tRNA formyltransferase, whose translation MEYLLATNIIFMGTPDFAVPALKALITSAKKEPWNVVAVVTQPDRPSGRGRRLTPPPVKMVAEQAGLKVLQPSTLKSEEAVAKLAALKPGLIVVAAFGQILRKNVLALPPHGCINIHASLLPRWRGAAPVIAALRAGDTTTGVTLMQMDEGLDTGPIIAQRAMPITAAHTGGTLTAELAQLGATLLVETLPAWLAGEITPHPQDDKLATLAPRLKKEEGVIDWSQTAAEIERQVRAFQPWPGAFTQGPRGPFKVLAVDLDPDVGPPEQFLPGVVFNHERGVYVATGQGAIRLVTVQPAGKKEMTAEAMLNGQPELLGARLGIGD comes from the coding sequence ATGGAGTATCTTTTGGCTACGAATATTATTTTTATGGGCACTCCTGATTTTGCTGTGCCGGCCTTAAAAGCGTTGATTACCTCGGCTAAAAAGGAGCCGTGGAACGTTGTGGCGGTAGTCACCCAGCCGGACCGGCCCAGCGGACGGGGCAGAAGGCTGACCCCGCCGCCGGTCAAGATGGTGGCCGAACAAGCCGGCCTTAAAGTATTACAGCCGTCAACGCTCAAATCAGAAGAAGCTGTGGCCAAATTGGCGGCGCTCAAGCCGGGTTTGATAGTGGTGGCTGCCTTTGGGCAAATCTTACGCAAGAATGTGCTGGCCCTGCCGCCCCACGGTTGTATCAATATTCACGCCTCGTTGTTACCTCGCTGGCGGGGAGCCGCGCCGGTAATCGCTGCCCTTCGCGCCGGAGATACCACCACCGGCGTTACCCTGATGCAAATGGACGAGGGTTTGGATACCGGCCCCATCATCGCCCAACGGGCCATGCCCATTACCGCCGCCCATACCGGCGGCACGCTCACGGCTGAACTGGCCCAATTGGGTGCAACCCTGCTGGTGGAAACGCTGCCGGCCTGGCTGGCCGGGGAAATCACGCCCCACCCCCAGGATGATAAACTGGCCACCCTGGCCCCGCGCCTTAAAAAAGAAGAAGGAGTTATTGACTGGTCGCAAACGGCAGCGGAAATTGAGCGGCAGGTCCGCGCATTTCAGCCCTGGCCGGGCGCTTTTACCCAGGGGCCGCGTGGCCCCTTTAAGGTTTTAGCCGTTGACCTGGACCCGGATGTGGGTCCCCCTGAACAGTTTTTACCCGGCGTTGTCTTTAACCATGAGCGGGGGGTGTACGTGGCCACAGGGCAGGGCGCAATTCGTTTGGTAACGGTGCAGCCGGCGGGCAAAAAAGAAATGACGGCGGAAGCTATGCTGAACGGCCAGCCTGAGTTGTTGGGCGCGCGGTTAGGGATTGGAGATTAG